DNA sequence from the Roseiconus lacunae genome:
CGCATGGACGAACCTGGTGACGAAGTCGCGGCGGCGTTAAAACGATTCATCAACCGTGCCGCTCATTAAACGACCGGTTGATTCATGACGTTCTGATCACTTGGTTGCGATTTATCCGCAGCCTTAACGCTTCGTTCTGTTTGAAAGGACGGGTTCGAGTCATCAGCCGACGGGCATTAGCCGCGGTTATTGCACCGAAGCCGTAGTTAACGCCATGTGGCTGAGATTACATTCGAGTTGGAACGAAGCCCTAGTACCCATACTCTTGTAGCGTGTCTTCCTGTTCGTCAAAGTCGACGAGTACCTCTTCGTCGACACGAACCGTCGTGGTCGTGCGGATGGCATAGCGACTGATCGTCGGACGCAGTAGCCAAGACAAGCCACTCATGATCGGCGAGAAGCTGTATAGCGGAACCGCTTCGTACGAGTAGTACTGCACGAAGGTGTCATCTCCGTTGTCGCCTTGCAACCAATCCTGATCCCCATCCGCACCGCCATGGAGGTTGTCTTTTCCGCCCCGACCGTAGAGTTGATCGAGTCCTGGTCCACCCTGTAGATTGTCGCCGAGCATGCTGCCTTCGATGTAATCGTCACCGCCTTCACCGAAGACGATCACTTCCACCGGGACATCAATGTCGGAAAGGACTGCATCGTTTCCGTCGCGACAGAGAATGATCACTCGCTGAACATCATCGAAGCTGTTCTTGTAGCGAAAGTCCTTGTCGGCAAGATCATCCAACTCATCGTCGGTCAACCCGTAGGGCCCGGGGATCTCGCTGTGGTCGTCACTGTCGAACATGAACCCACGGATCACCAAGTCGTCGTCGTCTCGGCTAATCCAAATAAGATCATGTGAATCATCGAGGGTGATTTGCACGTAACCGGTTTCGCTATCGCATTCATCGTCGATGTCGTAGTCGACACCGGCTCGTGTGGTGCCAACAGATGTTGCGAAACAAAGTAAAAACACCGTCAAAGTTTTTCTGTAACCCATGCTTCCGATCCCCGTTCAAAAAAGTGGTTTGGGCGGCCGGACCGCCGTCGATGCCTTGATGATCTGCCAAGCGTCGAGTCAGTCCGTATGTGACGAGCACATCGAAAAGAAGGGCGTTTTTCCCTGGAAAAAACGTGGTAGGACACAGTTTCGGTGTGATCCGCCGCACGATTCCCCGGAACCAAAAACTTTCTTGCAAACGTGGTGACTC
Encoded proteins:
- a CDS encoding calcium-binding protein, with the protein product MGYRKTLTVFLLCFATSVGTTRAGVDYDIDDECDSETGYVQITLDDSHDLIWISRDDDDLVIRGFMFDSDDHSEIPGPYGLTDDELDDLADKDFRYKNSFDDVQRVIILCRDGNDAVLSDIDVPVEVIVFGEGGDDYIEGSMLGDNLQGGPGLDQLYGRGGKDNLHGGADGDQDWLQGDNGDDTFVQYYSYEAVPLYSFSPIMSGLSWLLRPTISRYAIRTTTTVRVDEEVLVDFDEQEDTLQEYGY